Part of the Pseudomonas abietaniphila genome is shown below.
CGGTACGCGAGGGAGATGTGGTCGTACTACGAGGCCGGCACGTTGTCGCCTGCCACGGTCTTGACCGGTGTATTCGCCGATCCGGACGACGTTGCCGATGTGAACAGTGTGCTGCGTGAGATCGAAGCGGCGCAACGGGATGAAGCACGACGTCAGGCCGCACGCACGGCAGACGATGCTCCGCCCAACAAAACCGAAGAACCGCCTCCGCCCTGGATGCAGTGATCGGTTAAACGAAAACCCGGCTTCGGCCGGGTTTTTTGTTGTTTGCGCAGGGCTTAATGGCAACACCCTCCCGACTCCAGATCCTTGAGGATCGGGCAGTCCGGTCGATCATTTCCCTGACAGTGCTCGACCAGATCCTGCAATGTGTCCCTCAATCCCGCGAGTTCTTCGATCTTCTGATTCAGGTCGATGATGTGTTTGTGCGCCAGCGCTTTCACATCGGCACTGGCCCGACCTCGGTCTTGCCACAAGGTCAGCAGTTTGCCGACCTCTTCCAGCGAAAAACCCAGATCCCGTGAGCGTTTGATGAACGCCAGGGTGTGCAGGTCGTTGCTACCGTAGACGCGGTAGCCGCTGTCGGTGCGGGTCGCGGCCTGCAGCAAGCCGATGGACTCGTAGTACCGAATCATTTTCGCGCTCAGACCGCTGCTTTTCGCGGCTTGGCCGATGTTCATCGCGCCTCTCCTTCATCCTGCTGTGGATCGGTCATTTTCCAGGTTTTCAACAGCAGGGCGTTGCTGACCACGCTCACGCTGGACAGCGCCATGGCAGCGCCTGCCAGCACCGGGTTCAACAGGCCGAATGCGGCCAGCGGAATGCCGATCAGGTTGTAGACGAAGGCCCAGAACAGGTTCTGCCGAATCTTCGCGTAGGTCCGGCGGCTGATATCGAGTGCTGCGGGAATCAGGCGTGGATCGCCGCGCATCAGCGTGATGCCCGAGGCGTGCATCGCCACATCGGTGCCGCCACCCATCGCGATGCCGATGTCGGCTGCCGCCAGCGCAGGCGCGTCGTTGATGCCGTCGCCGACCATCGCCACCACGCCCGTTTTCTTGAGCCTCATCACGGTCGCGGCTTTATCGGCCGGCAAGACTTCGGCGTGGACATCGGTAATGCCCAGCGCGTTGGCCACGGCTTTGGCGCTGCCCCAGTTGTCGCCGGTCAGCAGGTGACTGCTGATGTTGCGTCGGGTGAGTTGTTCGACCGCTTGTGCGGCGCCAGGCTTGAGTGTGTCGCCGAACGCGAACAGTCCGAGCACCTGTCGCTGCGGGCTAACCTCGATCAGCCACGACAACGTGCGGCCTTCGGCCTCCCACGCCTTTGCGTGATCGGCGAGCGCACCCAGGCTCAGGTCGCTTTCGTCCAGCAGGCGCCGGTTGCCCAGCGCCAGATCGCGACCCTTCCAGGTGCCGGCAATCCCACGCCCGGCGAGCGACCGGCTATTGCTGACGTCATCCGGTATCAAGCCGCGCTCGTTGCACACGTCCAGCACGGCTTTAGCCAGTGGATGTTCGCTGCCGCGCTGCAACGCGCCCGCCATCTGCAGCAGGGCGTCTTCGTCGCCGTTCAAGGCCGCCATGTGCGCGATGCGAGGTGCGCCGGAAGTCAAGGTGCCGGTCTTGTCGAACACGACGGCGGTGACTTCATGCGCGCGCTCCAGCGCTTCAACGTCTTTGATCAGGATGCCATGGCGAGCCGCGACGCCTGTACCGGCCATGATCGCGGTGGGCGTCGCCAGACCCAGTGCGCAAGGGCAGGCGATCACCAGGACCGCCACGGCGTTGATCAAGGCGGCTTCCAGAGAGGCGCCTGCCAACAGCCAGCCGACCACGGTCACCACGGCCAGGAGCAACACAACCGGGACGAACACCTGGCTGACTTTATCCACCAGCTTCTGGATGGGGGCCTTGGCGGACTGTGCGTCCTCAACGAGGCGGATGATGCGCGCCAGCACGGTTTCGGCGCCCAAGGCCTGAGTGCTGACCAACAAGCGTCCCTCGCCATTGATCGCGCCGCCGGTGACCTTGTCGCCCGGTCGTTTGGGGATCGGCAGGCTCTCGCCGCTGATCAGGGCTTCGTCGGCGTGGCTCTGGCCTTCGATCACTTCTCCGTCCACCGGAAAACGTTCACCGGGTTTGACCAGCACCAGGTCGCCGACTTTCAGCGCGCTGATGGCGACATCGTGTTCCTGCCCATCGATGACCTGAATCGCGCGTTCAGGGCGCAACGCCTCAAGCGCCCGGATGGCGCTGGCGGTCTGGCGTTTGGCACTGCTTTCCAGGTATTTCCCAAGGAGTACGAGCGCGATGACCACGGCCGACGCTTCAAAGTACAAGTGCGGCATGCTGCCCGGCGCTGCCATCAGCCACTGATACGCGCTCAGGCCATAGCCCGCGCTGGTGCCCAGGGCGACGAGCAGGTCCATGTTGCCCGCGCCGGCTCGTACGGCCTTCCACGCGGCCACGTAGAAGCGCGCACCCAGGAAAAACTGCACCGGTGTCGCCAGCAGAAACTGCACCCACGCGGGCTGCATCCAGTGCACGCCCAATGGCTGCAGCAGCATGGGCAGCACCAGTGGCACCGCCAGGACGATCGCCAGCACCAAGTGCCAGCGTTCGCTGTCATGGCGTTTTTGCTGGTCGGCCTCCTGAACGGAAGGGTCCTGTTCCAGACTCGCGCCATAACCGGCTTTGTCGACCGCGGCGATCAAACTGGCTGGATCGATCGGCTCGGCGACTTCCACGTGAGCGCGTTCATTGGCGAGGTTAACGGTGGCGTTTGTAACGCCGGGGACTTTACGCAAGGCGCGTTCGACGCGACCCACGCAACTGGCGCATGTCATGCCGGTAATCGGCAGGTCGAACGTATTGGGGCTGGGCATGGCTGGGTACTCCTTGAAGGCGATTGCCAGCAAGGATCAACCTTGCCACGTTGGCAAGGTCAAGTCCTGATTTGCATCAATAATTCAGGTCAGCTTTTTTGAGGTACATGCCGTTCGGGCCGGAGGCAATCCGGTATTTAAGGACATCGCCGGCGTTGATGTGCAGGCGGGTATTGTTCTGCGCTTCGATGCCGGGCGAGCAACCGGGCATCTGGCCGGGCAACACGCGCAGGCGCAGTGACAGATCGCCTGCGGGCAAGTTGAAGGAGCGCGACTCTTCCTGGAACAGACGACCTACCAGCTGATCCTGCATGTAGATACCAATCTCGCAGGACGTGGCCACTTCCAGCCGCTCGCGGGAAATGATGAGTACGCCGTAGTCCTGATCGGCCTGAGCCCAGGATGCGGAAGCCAACAGGCCGATAAAACCTGCGATGCGAAAGGCTGACCAGCGCATTGCCGATTCTCCTGATATTCGTTGATGAAACACTTTGGCTCAGGAAATCGCGGAATACCAGCCCGGCAGATGCACGAGAAACTTGACCTTGCCACGGTGGGAAGGTCGAACATGGCGACGTCCCGCTGTTTCACCCCGTGAGCAGCCACTCAACCGAGGAGTCATCACATGCAAGTATTCAACGTTCAAGGCATGACCTGCGGGCATTGCGTCCGCGCCATTACCAACGCGATCAAGGGTGAAGACCCGGCTGCCGACGTGCAGATCGACCTGGCCAAAGGCGAGGTCAGGGTGCAGAGCCAGTTGGCGAGCGAGCAGGTGATTGGGCTGATCGAGGAGGAGGGGTACAGCGCGAAGGTAGTTTGAGTGCGGATAACGGAACACGCTGCATTGACTGTAGGAGTGAGCTTGCTCGCGATTGCAATTTGCCAGATACATCATCGGTGAATGACCTGACGCATTCGTCGGAATGCCGCCCAGACCAAGCGCGCTCCTACAGATTAACGTTCCTGATCAATAGTGATACCACTTCAACTCAAGCATCACTTCGTTCACCGGCGACGTCAGCTGGCTGAATTCCCTTTGCGCGCTGAGCCGCAGCCCCAGATTACGCGACAACTCCCACTGCTGATTCAAGCTGATATTGCGGCGGACTTCGCCGTTGGTGAAGTAGTCGCCTTTGGTTTCCAGGCTGAAATTGCCCAGCGGATTGCGCCACAGAACCCCGGTATTGAAACCGGCGGCAGGTGACACGAGCGCGTCGAAGTCATTGTTGTGCTCGATCCGGACCGTGCCCAGCGCAAAGCCCAACAGGTCGTCGCCCAGTTTCCACGTTCCGCCTGCGCCTCCGTTGACGTGGCTGACCAGATTCTCGTCGCCATGCTTGCCCAGCACCCGCTCCAGCCCGCCCGCCACTTGCCACGACCATGGCTGCAGCAGCTCGTTGCGAGGGGTCAGCGAGCGAATGGTCGCCAGGTCCAGTTGCTGAACTTGCCAGCGACTGTCTTCGTACTGACGCAGCTTGAGCTGAAGAATCTCGATCTGCGCGCCCAGCGGGAAGCCATACGCATTGTCGTTGAGGTCGTGATACGCCATGCGCAAGCCGTATTCGGCGAACGCCTTGTCATCCCGCGTGCCGGCGCCCAGTTGCCAGGTACGTGACTCATGGCCTTCTTCCGGCAAGCCGGGACGCTCGATTTCCAGTGCCGGTGGCGGATTGGTGCTGATTGCACGCAGCAAGTCATAGCTGCGCTGCGAACGCACCGGGTCGCGCTCCAGACCGTTGGCGCGGTAGCGCTCCAGCCGATAGGCAGCGTCCTGAATCAACGCGCGTCGGTCTTTGGGCACCGCGAGGTATTCAGGGCTCTGCATCTGTTGCTGATCAGCGCTGACTTTCAGCACCCATTGTTTTTCATCATGGTTCAGCGGCTCGGCGCGGCTAAGCAGCTCGCGCTCCCTCGAAGGCCGATAGTCGATCTTCTCCACAAGCCCGGCTTCCTTGACGGCGCGCACGGTATCGGTAGGGATCGCGGTCAGGCGGAACTGCGGCGTCAGGTTCAGGCTGGGGCGCGCGACCTGCAACAGTTCGAGCAGGCGATAGGAGCAGTTTTCGTCGAAGAAGAAATAGCCGAAGCGGATCTGTTTGAGTTCCCACACGTGCTCGACCATGCGACGGGTTTCTTCCGGCGTCAGGTTCAACCGGTATTCCCACAGATCGCGGTTTTCCAGGCTGCGGTACTCAGAGAGTTTTTCCTGATACGGCACCAGCGCGAACAGCCCCGGATAGCCACCCATCAGGCCTTTCCAGGCGTACAGGATGCTGTTGTCGGAGCCTTCGATGTAGGCGCCGAAGTTGATCGCATAGCTGAGCAGGGCGGTCTTGTTCGCCTCTACGCCTGCCTGATCGATGCGCAGCAAGGTGTGGCCGAACATGGATGACGGGCTGTTGAGGTACGCGGCGGGGAAAATCATCACCGTGCTGTCGGGGGCGACGTCAGAGAACCATTTGTTGAATTCTTTGCAGTCGACGGCGGGCAGGTCAGTCAGCTTCAGCTCGTCGCGCAGAAAACGGGTGCGGGAGGGATAGACGCACTGTGGATGAGAGTCTTCCTTGCCCTGAACGACAGGGCGATAGATCGCCTCAAGCGTGGCGGCCAGTTCGGCCTTGGGGTCATGGGCGCCGTTAACGGCGAGGAAGAATTTCGGGTCGTCGACATAGCTGCGCCAGCCACCGAGTTTCCCGGCTTCATAATGGCCTATGGCGACCCAGAATCTGGAATCGGCCAATTGCTGCAAACGATCATCTTCGACGTGAGGCGCGGCATACAGCGGGGCGCAGACACAGAGCGCCAGCCAGGCAAGGCGTTTGAGCATAGATTGGCAACTAATCAGGTAGAGGGAAGCTAAACGAAAGCGTTGGAAACCTGCCTTCCGAAGAAGGCAGGGTGATCGTATTTAAGCCTGAGTTGCGTATTTGGCCAACGTCGGATCGTTCTTCAGTACGTCGAGGGTGTTGGTGTGAACGTCTTCAGCGGTGGCGTCTGCCTTGTTGAAGATCTGCTGGTAGTGGTCATGGGTGACTGCGGCGAAATGCGCACGGTCTTGCGGTGCAACGCCCAGTACGACCGCATAGGTCGTCAGTGCTTCGCCCTGGCCCATCGCCATGTCTTTGGAGAGCTCGTCCATCATGCCATTCATGGCAATCCAGGATTTACCGCCGTAGGTCAGGGCGCTGTTAGTGGAGCAGCCGTTGGTGCCTGAGGTCATGCCGAACGTGGCGTTACCGGAGGTGCCGTTGGTGGTGGAAGCGAGGAAGTGGGCGGGGGTACCGCGTTGACCTTCGAACAGCATGTTGCCCCAGCCGCAGTCTGGGCCGCCAGGGGCTTGAGCCATGGCGTTGATGGACACAGCGGCGAAGAGAGTACCAAGAAGAATCCGTTTCATAGCTTTAGTCTCTGTTGTTTCAACCAAGGGTCGGATCCTGGCCAGTACTGGCGCCAGGGAGGGCCGGCTATTTAATTTGTTACCGGCCGCGCAGCTTGGAGTTTAGGCACGATCTGAACGTTCCGTGGTTTATTACGGTTAGTTGTATATAGTCCGCCGCCCTCTCGGCGCGCGGCCGCTTCGCAGGCAGAAAATTTTCCGGTGGTTCTTGCCTTGCCAGTCTGGTGCGGCGAGCGCCAGAATGCCCCCATCTGCCCCGCCTGATGTAAGGATGTCCGATGCCCGATCCTGTTGCTGCCAGCTTGCGACTTGCGCCTGAAGCGCTGACCCGTCCCTTTTCCGCTGAACAGTTCAGCTTCACGACAACCAACGATCTGGAACCCTTTCGCGGCGTGCTCGGCCAGGAACGAGCAGTCGAGGCTCTACAGTTCGGGGTCGCCATGCCGCGCCCTGGCTACAACGTGTTCGTCATGGGAGAGCCCGGCACCGGTCGCTTCTCCTTCGTCAAGCGCTACCTCAAGGCCGAGGCCAAGCGCATGCAGACCCCGTCCGACTGGGTCTACGTCAACAATTTCGATGAATCACGCGAGCCGCGTGCACTGGAACTGCCGCCGGGGAGTGCCAGTTCGTTCATCGCCGACATCAACGGGCTGATCGACAACCTTCTGTCGACGTTTCCGGCCGTTTTCGAGCATCCGTCTTACCAGCAGAAGAAGAGCGCCATCGACCGCGCCTTCAACCAACGTTATGACCGGGCGCTGGACGTGATCGAGCGCCTTGCCCTGGAAAAAGACATCGCGTTGTACCGCGACAGCAGCAACATCGCCTTCACGCCGATGCTGGACGGCAAGGCGCTGGACGAGGCCGAGTTCTCGCAGTTGCCAGAGGCTGACCGTGAGCGCTTCCACACCGATATCTCAGCACTGGAAGAGCGCCTGAACGAAGAACTCGCCAGCCTGCCGCAGTGGAAGCGCGAGTCCAGCAACCAGATGCGTCAGCTGAATGAAGAGACCATCATTCTGGCCTTGCAGCCATTGTTGGCGCCGTTGTCCGAGCAGTACGCGGAAAACGCCGCCGTCTGCGCGTACTTGCAGGCGATGCAGGTCAATTTGTTGAAAACAGTGGTCGAGCAACTGGTCGATGACAGCAAGACCGATGCTCAGGCGCGCAAGCTCCTGGAAGAACAGTACTGCCCGAGCCTGGTCGTCGGTCACTCGGCCAGCGGCGGAGCGCCCGTGGTCTTCGAGCCACACCCGACCTACGACAATCTGTTCGGCCGTATCGAATACAGCACCGATCAAGGCGCGCTGTACACCACGTATCGCCAGTTGCGTCCGGGTGCGTTCCACCGGGCAAACGGCGGCTTCCTGATTCTGGAAGCTGAAAAAATGCTCAGCGAGCCGTTCGTATGGGACGCGCTCAAGCGTTCGCTGCAATCGCGCAAACTGAAGATGGAATCGCCGCTGGGCGAACTGGGCCGCATTGCCACGGTGACGCTGACGCCGCAGACCATCCCGTTGCAGGTCAAGGTCATCATCATCGGCGCCCGCTCGCTGTACTACACGTTGCAGGACCTCGATCCGGACTTCCAGGAGATGTTCCGGGTACTGGTGGATTTCGATGAAGACATCCCGATGGTCGACGAGAGCCTGGAGCAGTTCGCCCAATTGCTCAAAACCCGGACCTCGGAAGAAGGCATGGCGCCGCTGACCGCCGATGCGGTAGCGCGTCTGGCGACCTACAGCGCGCGTCTGGCCGAACACCAGGGGCGTCTCTCGGCCCGTATTGGCGATCTGTTCCAACTGGTGAGCGAGGCGGATTTCATTCGCAGCCTGGCCAACGACGAGCGGACCGACGCCGGTCATATCGAACGGGCGCTGAAAGCCAAGGCCACGCGCACCGGTCGCGTGTCGGCCCGCATTCTGGATGACATGCTCGCCGGGATCATCCTGATCGACACCGCAGGCGCGGCGGTGGGTAAGTGCAACGGCCTGACGGTGCTGGAAGTCGGCGACTCGGCGTTTGGGGTGCCCGCGCGGATTTCTGCCACGGTGTACCCGGGCGGCAGCGGTATCGTCGACATCGAGCGTGAGGTCAACCTCGGTCAGCCGATCCACTCCAAGGGCGTGATGATCCTCACCGGTTACCTGGGCAGTCGGTATGCACAGGAATTCCCGCTGGCGATTTCCGCGAGCATCGCGCTGGAGCAGTCTTACGGTTATGTGGACGGCGACAGTGCGTCGTTGGGTGAGGTCTGCACCTTGATTTCCGCGTTGTCGAAGACACCGCTCAAACAGTGCTTCGCGATCACGGGTTCGATCAACCAGTTCGGTGAAGTTCAGGCAGTCGGCGGGGTCAACGAGAAGATCGAAGGCTTCTTCCGGCTGTGTGAGGCTCGGGGTCTGACCGGCGATCAGGGCGCGATCATTCCGCAGGCTAACGTCGCCACGCTGATGCTCGATGAAAAGGTCTTGCAGGCCGTGCGTGCCGGACAGTTCCATGTCTACGCCGTGCGTCAGGTCGATGAGGCGCTGAGTCTGTTGGTGGGCGAGCCGGTGGGCGAGGCTGACGAAGAGGGTCAATTCCCTGAAAACTCGGTCAACGGTCGAGTGGTGGATCGCCTTCGCGACATCGCCGAAATGCTCAGCGAAGAGGACCTCAAAGAGCTCGAAAAAGAGGCGCCACAATTACAACCGGAACTGAAAAGTTGACGGTTTGACGTCAACTAATCGGGGCGTCTGATGGCCAAATGACCATTCGGCGCCCTTTTTGTTTTCACTCTTTTCCTACAGGGTATTTGTTCGATATTGTCGTGTTGCAGCAGTTGTCAAATGGACTGACGCATTTCCGAAAGCGGTTCGAGGGAATGAATACTGCACTCAATGAGGAGCTCGCCATGCCGCGCAGCCTCTGTCTTACTCGCCAATGTCTGGGTCTGGTGACCCGTATCGAATGTGTGGTTCGCCCGCTGTCCGGCGATAACGGTATGTGGACCTTGCTGTTCGCTGCCGGGATGTCCGGAGAACAACCTTCTGCGCTCAAGGCTCAAGGGCCTTTTCATGGTCCGGTCGCCGCTGAGTCGGTGCTGGATGCCATTGCCGAGAGTCTGGCGTTGCATGGCTATCAGACCGCAGAAGAAATACCGATCTGGAGCCTTCATCTGCAAGGTGAATTACGACGGATCAATGGTGATTCATCCCACAGTCAGCGAACTTTCCCTGTTAACTGACAGGCACTAACGTCTCGACGAAAGCCGCGTCTGTTTTTCCTGGTGTCCAGGGTTGTAGCGCGGGGTTCGTCGAGTGTTTTCCTTCCGGGTTAATTGTTTCAAGTCTTGTCGTAAAGGGTTGTGCCGCAGCGGCTTCGCCCTATACTCGCGAGCTTTCAATTATCTGTGAGCTTCAATGGAACGTTTTATCGAAAATGCCATGTACGCATCGCGCTGGTTGCTGGCGCCGATCTACTTTGGCTTGTCTCTGGGATTGCTGGCGCTGGCGCTCAAGTTCTTCCAGGAAATTTTTCACGTCATTCCCAACGTGTTTTCGCTCGCCGAGTCGGACCTGATTCTGGTCCTGCTGTCGCTGATCGACATGGCACTGGTCGGCGGCCTGCTGGTGATGGTCATGATCTCCGGCTACGAGAACTTCGTCTCTCAGCTGGACATCGACGAAGACAAGGAAAAGCTCAACTGGCTCGGCAAAATGGACTCGTCTTCGCTGAAGATGAAAGTCGCCGCGTCCATCGTCGCGATTTCGTCCATTCACCTGCTGCGGGTGTTCATGGACGCCAAGAACATCGAACCCCAATACCTGATGTGGTACGTGATCATCCACATGACCTTTGTGGTGTCGGCGTTTGCGATGGGCTACCTGGACAAGCTGACTAAGCATTAAGCCCGAGTGCATGCGCACTACCCTATGGGAGCGAATCCATTCGCCATGAAGGCGTACTGACGATTAGCGATTACCGGATGTACTGGCGTCTCGCGAATGGATTCGCGCCCACAGTGGTTTTTGTGGCGTGAACAAAAAATGACCAGCGGCACTCCCGGCACCTTGTACTCCGGCCAGAGTGGGCGAGACTTGTGATTCGCTCATTGAAGTCCGAGATCACCGAGGGTCCTCTCATGAATCTGCAGGAACTGACTGCCCACGCCAGTGCTGGTCGCATTGACGAACTCAACCTCATCTCCATGGAAGGCGGCATCTACTTGCTGGAGGCGCGCATGCATGGCGCTGCTCATCCGTTGAACGACGCCCGCGGCAAGACCTTGCACCTGCGCTCGGTCGAGCATGCACGGGACGTGCTGCACGCAATAACGCCGATGCCGTTCAACCTGGTGCATGCGGTGGTTCACGATGAGATGTGCGGCTTGCATGACACTGAAGAGCAAACGGTGCGCGTACCGCTTTCTATCCGTTCGGCATGGTAGCTTGTTACTGGATATACCCTGTTGTGCTAGGCTGCTCGGCCATTTAGATCAGGGCGCCTGCGGGCGCTCTTCAGCGGAGCAGCGTTATGTCCGAAGTCAATCTGTCCACCGACGAAACCCGCGTCAGCTACGGCATCGGCCGTCAGTTGGGCGACCAACTGCGCGACAATCCGCCACCGGGTGTCAATCTGGACGCCATCCTGGCCGGTTTGACTGACGCCTTCGGTGGCCAGCCAAGCCGTGTCAGCCAGGAAGAAATGGCCGCGAGCTTCAAAGTCATTCGCGAAATCATGCAGGCCGAAGCCGCTGCAAAAGCAGAAGCGGCTGCGGGCGCTGGCAAGGAATACCTGGCCGAGAACGCCAAGCGCGAAGGCGTGACCACGCTGGACTCGGGTTTGCAGTTCGAAGTGATCACTGCCGGTGAAGGCGCTCAGCCAACCCGCGAAAGCAACGTGCGCACCCACTACCACGGCATGCTGATCGACGGCACCGTGTTCGACAGCTCCTACGATCGTGGCGAGCCTGCCGAGTTTCCGGTCGGTGGCGTGATTGCAGGCTGGACCGAAGCGCTGCAACTGATGAAGGCCGGCAGCAAATGGCGTCTGCACGTTCCTAGCGAACTGGCTTACGGCGCGCAAGGCGTGGGCAGCATCCCGCCGCACAGCGTTCTGGTATTCGACGTGGAACTGCTCGACGTTCTGTAAGGCTGCGCAGCTGTAAGCGACAAGCCTCAAGCGTCAAGATAGATGTTTACCGGGCGGGCCTTCGCGCCCCCTCGGTAAACAATGATTCATGTCCCATGCTCAGTGCAGTTCACAGGCCGGGCGCAATGCCCGTGCGTAGCAGAACAGAAACAGATTGCGCACCATCTCCTTCTGAATGCCGGGTTCACACGAACTCAGGCTGA
Proteins encoded:
- the cueR gene encoding Cu(I)-responsive transcriptional regulator, whose translation is MNIGQAAKSSGLSAKMIRYYESIGLLQAATRTDSGYRVYGSNDLHTLAFIKRSRDLGFSLEEVGKLLTLWQDRGRASADVKALAHKHIIDLNQKIEELAGLRDTLQDLVEHCQGNDRPDCPILKDLESGGCCH
- a CDS encoding heavy metal translocating P-type ATPase, with protein sequence MPSPNTFDLPITGMTCASCVGRVERALRKVPGVTNATVNLANERAHVEVAEPIDPASLIAAVDKAGYGASLEQDPSVQEADQQKRHDSERWHLVLAIVLAVPLVLPMLLQPLGVHWMQPAWVQFLLATPVQFFLGARFYVAAWKAVRAGAGNMDLLVALGTSAGYGLSAYQWLMAAPGSMPHLYFEASAVVIALVLLGKYLESSAKRQTASAIRALEALRPERAIQVIDGQEHDVAISALKVGDLVLVKPGERFPVDGEVIEGQSHADEALISGESLPIPKRPGDKVTGGAINGEGRLLVSTQALGAETVLARIIRLVEDAQSAKAPIQKLVDKVSQVFVPVVLLLAVVTVVGWLLAGASLEAALINAVAVLVIACPCALGLATPTAIMAGTGVAARHGILIKDVEALERAHEVTAVVFDKTGTLTSGAPRIAHMAALNGDEDALLQMAGALQRGSEHPLAKAVLDVCNERGLIPDDVSNSRSLAGRGIAGTWKGRDLALGNRRLLDESDLSLGALADHAKAWEAEGRTLSWLIEVSPQRQVLGLFAFGDTLKPGAAQAVEQLTRRNISSHLLTGDNWGSAKAVANALGITDVHAEVLPADKAATVMRLKKTGVVAMVGDGINDAPALAAADIGIAMGGGTDVAMHASGITLMRGDPRLIPAALDISRRTYAKIRQNLFWAFVYNLIGIPLAAFGLLNPVLAGAAMALSSVSVVSNALLLKTWKMTDPQQDEGEAR
- a CDS encoding heavy-metal-associated domain-containing protein — translated: MQVFNVQGMTCGHCVRAITNAIKGEDPAADVQIDLAKGEVRVQSQLASEQVIGLIEEEGYSAKVV
- a CDS encoding DUF4105 domain-containing protein, whose protein sequence is MLKRLAWLALCVCAPLYAAPHVEDDRLQQLADSRFWVAIGHYEAGKLGGWRSYVDDPKFFLAVNGAHDPKAELAATLEAIYRPVVQGKEDSHPQCVYPSRTRFLRDELKLTDLPAVDCKEFNKWFSDVAPDSTVMIFPAAYLNSPSSMFGHTLLRIDQAGVEANKTALLSYAINFGAYIEGSDNSILYAWKGLMGGYPGLFALVPYQEKLSEYRSLENRDLWEYRLNLTPEETRRMVEHVWELKQIRFGYFFFDENCSYRLLELLQVARPSLNLTPQFRLTAIPTDTVRAVKEAGLVEKIDYRPSRERELLSRAEPLNHDEKQWVLKVSADQQQMQSPEYLAVPKDRRALIQDAAYRLERYRANGLERDPVRSQRSYDLLRAISTNPPPALEIERPGLPEEGHESRTWQLGAGTRDDKAFAEYGLRMAYHDLNDNAYGFPLGAQIEILQLKLRQYEDSRWQVQQLDLATIRSLTPRNELLQPWSWQVAGGLERVLGKHGDENLVSHVNGGAGGTWKLGDDLLGFALGTVRIEHNNDFDALVSPAAGFNTGVLWRNPLGNFSLETKGDYFTNGEVRRNISLNQQWELSRNLGLRLSAQREFSQLTSPVNEVMLELKWYHY
- a CDS encoding DUF3015 domain-containing protein, producing MKRILLGTLFAAVSINAMAQAPGGPDCGWGNMLFEGQRGTPAHFLASTTNGTSGNATFGMTSGTNGCSTNSALTYGGKSWIAMNGMMDELSKDMAMGQGEALTTYAVVLGVAPQDRAHFAAVTHDHYQQIFNKADATAEDVHTNTLDVLKNDPTLAKYATQA
- a CDS encoding Lon protease family protein, whose protein sequence is MPDPVAASLRLAPEALTRPFSAEQFSFTTTNDLEPFRGVLGQERAVEALQFGVAMPRPGYNVFVMGEPGTGRFSFVKRYLKAEAKRMQTPSDWVYVNNFDESREPRALELPPGSASSFIADINGLIDNLLSTFPAVFEHPSYQQKKSAIDRAFNQRYDRALDVIERLALEKDIALYRDSSNIAFTPMLDGKALDEAEFSQLPEADRERFHTDISALEERLNEELASLPQWKRESSNQMRQLNEETIILALQPLLAPLSEQYAENAAVCAYLQAMQVNLLKTVVEQLVDDSKTDAQARKLLEEQYCPSLVVGHSASGGAPVVFEPHPTYDNLFGRIEYSTDQGALYTTYRQLRPGAFHRANGGFLILEAEKMLSEPFVWDALKRSLQSRKLKMESPLGELGRIATVTLTPQTIPLQVKVIIIGARSLYYTLQDLDPDFQEMFRVLVDFDEDIPMVDESLEQFAQLLKTRTSEEGMAPLTADAVARLATYSARLAEHQGRLSARIGDLFQLVSEADFIRSLANDERTDAGHIERALKAKATRTGRVSARILDDMLAGIILIDTAGAAVGKCNGLTVLEVGDSAFGVPARISATVYPGGSGIVDIEREVNLGQPIHSKGVMILTGYLGSRYAQEFPLAISASIALEQSYGYVDGDSASLGEVCTLISALSKTPLKQCFAITGSINQFGEVQAVGGVNEKIEGFFRLCEARGLTGDQGAIIPQANVATLMLDEKVLQAVRAGQFHVYAVRQVDEALSLLVGEPVGEADEEGQFPENSVNGRVVDRLRDIAEMLSEEDLKELEKEAPQLQPELKS
- a CDS encoding TIGR00645 family protein, which gives rise to MERFIENAMYASRWLLAPIYFGLSLGLLALALKFFQEIFHVIPNVFSLAESDLILVLLSLIDMALVGGLLVMVMISGYENFVSQLDIDEDKEKLNWLGKMDSSSLKMKVAASIVAISSIHLLRVFMDAKNIEPQYLMWYVIIHMTFVVSAFAMGYLDKLTKH
- a CDS encoding DUF6482 family protein, whose amino-acid sequence is MNLQELTAHASAGRIDELNLISMEGGIYLLEARMHGAAHPLNDARGKTLHLRSVEHARDVLHAITPMPFNLVHAVVHDEMCGLHDTEEQTVRVPLSIRSAW
- a CDS encoding FKBP-type peptidyl-prolyl cis-trans isomerase, which encodes MSEVNLSTDETRVSYGIGRQLGDQLRDNPPPGVNLDAILAGLTDAFGGQPSRVSQEEMAASFKVIREIMQAEAAAKAEAAAGAGKEYLAENAKREGVTTLDSGLQFEVITAGEGAQPTRESNVRTHYHGMLIDGTVFDSSYDRGEPAEFPVGGVIAGWTEALQLMKAGSKWRLHVPSELAYGAQGVGSIPPHSVLVFDVELLDVL